A genome region from Methylorubrum populi includes the following:
- the rfbB gene encoding dTDP-glucose 4,6-dehydratase has translation MRILVTGGCGFIGSALVLHLVQDLGHEVLTLDALTYAANPISLDPLKGDPRHRLERADICDPARVHALYADFRPEAVMHLAAESHVDRSITDPGAFVRTNVIGTQVMLDGARTHWESLDGEARKTFRFLHVSTDEVYGSLPPDAFFTEESRYDPRSPYSASKAASDHLARAWHETYGLPVLVTNCSNNYGPRHFPEKLIPLMILAALEGKALPVYGDGLNERDWIHVEDHARGLVAVLERGRLGETYLLGGRSVRNNLAVVKALCAAFDRLRPEHGPHERLISFVADRPGHDRRYAIDPSKAEADVGWRPTKVFEEALEETVRWYLDNEAWWRPIREGRYSGERLGLAQKSA, from the coding sequence ATGCGCATTCTGGTGACGGGCGGCTGCGGCTTCATCGGCTCCGCCCTGGTGCTGCATCTGGTGCAGGATCTCGGCCACGAGGTGCTGACCCTCGACGCCCTGACCTACGCCGCCAACCCGATCTCGCTCGACCCGCTGAAGGGTGATCCCCGGCACCGCCTGGAGCGGGCCGACATCTGCGATCCGGCCCGTGTCCACGCGCTCTACGCCGACTTCCGGCCCGAGGCGGTGATGCATCTGGCCGCCGAGAGCCATGTCGACCGCTCGATCACCGATCCCGGCGCCTTCGTGCGCACCAACGTGATCGGCACCCAGGTGATGCTCGACGGCGCCCGCACCCACTGGGAGAGCCTCGACGGCGAGGCCAGGAAGACCTTCCGCTTCCTCCACGTCTCGACCGACGAGGTCTACGGCTCGCTGCCGCCGGACGCCTTCTTCACGGAGGAGAGCCGCTACGATCCGCGCTCGCCCTACTCGGCCTCGAAGGCGGCCTCCGACCACCTCGCGCGGGCCTGGCACGAGACCTACGGCCTGCCGGTGCTGGTGACGAACTGCTCGAACAACTACGGCCCGCGCCACTTCCCCGAAAAGCTGATCCCGCTGATGATCCTGGCGGCGCTGGAGGGCAAGGCGCTGCCGGTCTACGGCGACGGCCTGAACGAGCGCGACTGGATCCATGTCGAGGACCATGCCCGCGGCCTCGTCGCGGTGCTGGAGCGCGGCCGGCTCGGCGAGACCTACCTGCTCGGCGGGCGCTCGGTGCGGAACAACCTCGCCGTGGTGAAGGCGCTGTGCGCCGCCTTCGACCGGCTGCGCCCCGAGCACGGCCCGCACGAGCGCCTGATCTCCTTCGTCGCCGACCGGCCCGGTCACGACCGGCGCTACGCCATCGATCCTTCGAAGGCCGAGGCCGATGTCGGCTGGCGGCCGACCAAGGTGTTCGAGGAGGCGTTGGAAGAGACCGTGCGCTGGTATCTCGACAACGAGGCGTGGTGGCGCCCGATCCGAGAGGGCCGCTATTCCGGCGAGCGCCTCGGCCTCGCGCAAAAGAGCGCCTGA
- the rfbD gene encoding dTDP-4-dehydrorhamnose reductase, translating to MDILILGGAGQVGTELQAFSWPEGVRVHAPDRQTLDIADEGAIAAALDARAYAAVINPAAYTAVDRAESEVAAAWRLNALAPAFLAAETNRRNIPLVHVSTDYVFDGSGDGFHAPDAPVNPRSVYGASKAAGEMAVRSANPRHAVVRTAWVVSPHRGNFVKTMLRLANERDRLTVVDDQHGCPTSAADLAAALATIALRLAGDEAAPTGTFHCVNDGATTWCDFARAILAGSARRGGRSVPVEGIPTSAYPTPAKRPANSRLSTQSLTDAFRIAPRPWEAALDDILDRLVGPVRSN from the coding sequence ATGGACATCCTGATCCTCGGCGGCGCCGGTCAGGTCGGCACGGAGCTTCAGGCCTTTTCCTGGCCCGAGGGCGTGCGGGTGCATGCCCCCGACCGCCAGACCCTCGACATCGCCGACGAGGGAGCGATCGCCGCCGCGCTCGACGCGCGGGCCTATGCGGCGGTGATCAACCCGGCCGCCTACACGGCGGTGGACCGGGCCGAGAGCGAGGTCGCGGCCGCGTGGCGCCTCAATGCGCTCGCCCCCGCCTTCCTCGCCGCCGAGACGAACAGGCGAAACATCCCGCTCGTGCACGTCTCGACCGACTACGTGTTCGACGGCTCGGGCGACGGCTTCCATGCCCCCGACGCGCCCGTGAACCCGAGAAGCGTCTACGGCGCCAGCAAGGCGGCGGGTGAGATGGCGGTGCGCTCGGCCAACCCGCGCCACGCGGTTGTCCGCACCGCCTGGGTGGTCAGCCCGCACCGGGGCAACTTCGTGAAGACGATGCTGCGGCTGGCAAACGAGCGGGATCGTCTGACCGTGGTGGACGACCAGCACGGCTGCCCGACTTCGGCCGCCGACCTCGCCGCGGCGCTGGCCACGATCGCCCTGCGGCTGGCGGGTGACGAGGCCGCGCCGACGGGCACCTTCCACTGCGTCAACGACGGCGCCACCACGTGGTGCGACTTCGCCCGCGCGATCCTGGCGGGTTCGGCGCGGCGTGGCGGGCGCTCGGTGCCGGTCGAGGGCATCCCGACCTCCGCCTACCCGACGCCCGCGAAGCGCCCGGCCAATTCCCGCCTGTCCACGCAGAGCCTGACCGACGCCTTTCGTATCGCGCCGCGGCCCTGGGAGGCGGCGCTCGACGACATCCTCGACCGGCTGGTGGGGCCGGTCCGCTCCAACTGA
- the rfbA gene encoding glucose-1-phosphate thymidylyltransferase RfbA, whose protein sequence is MKGIVLAGGSGTRLHPATLAINKQLLPVYDKPMIYYPISVLMLAGIREILIISSPEHLGNYQRLLGTGEQFGLTFSYAVQPRPEGLAQAFLIGRDFVGRDDVALVLGDNLFFGNGMSELLAKARARKSGATVFAYHVDHPEAYGVVTLDESGRPLKLVEKPKTPESPWAVTGLYFYDNQVLDIAADVKPSDRGELEITSVNQTYLERGQLHVERMSRGYAWLDTGTHDNLLEAGEFVRVLQHRQGLQVACLEEIAYLQGFIGREQLQARGELFAKTSYGQNLLRLAREGRRPDRDF, encoded by the coding sequence ATGAAGGGCATCGTGCTCGCCGGCGGCTCCGGCACAAGGCTCCATCCGGCGACGCTGGCGATCAACAAGCAACTGCTGCCGGTCTACGACAAGCCGATGATCTACTATCCGATCTCGGTGCTGATGCTGGCCGGCATCCGCGAGATCCTGATCATCTCGAGCCCTGAGCACCTGGGCAACTACCAGCGCCTGCTCGGCACCGGCGAGCAGTTCGGGCTGACCTTCTCCTACGCGGTGCAGCCGCGCCCCGAGGGACTGGCCCAGGCCTTCCTCATCGGGCGCGACTTCGTCGGCCGCGACGACGTGGCCCTGGTGCTCGGCGACAACCTGTTCTTCGGCAACGGCATGAGCGAGCTGCTGGCCAAGGCCCGCGCCCGCAAGAGCGGGGCGACGGTGTTCGCCTACCACGTCGATCATCCGGAGGCCTACGGCGTCGTCACCCTCGACGAGTCGGGCCGGCCGCTGAAGCTGGTGGAGAAGCCCAAGACCCCGGAAAGCCCCTGGGCGGTGACCGGGCTGTACTTCTACGACAATCAAGTGCTCGACATCGCTGCCGACGTGAAACCTTCGGACCGGGGCGAGCTCGAGATCACCTCCGTCAACCAGACCTATCTCGAACGCGGCCAGCTCCATGTCGAGCGGATGAGCCGCGGCTACGCGTGGCTGGACACCGGCACGCACGACAATCTCCTGGAGGCCGGCGAGTTCGTGCGCGTGCTCCAGCACCGGCAGGGGCTTCAGGTCGCCTGCCTGGAGGAGATCGCCTACCTTCAGGGCTTCATCGGCCGCGAGCAGCTCCAGGCACGGGGCGAGCTCTTCGCCAAGACCAGTTACGGCCAGAACCTGCTGCGCCTCGCCCGGGAAGGCCGCCGGCCCGATCGGGATTTTTGA